A single region of the Yersinia entomophaga genome encodes:
- the ivy gene encoding Ivy family C-type lysozyme inhibitor, with amino-acid sequence MKKSFIALFLTFSGFATSAYAQDELTYSKLMMNPDIKTEFKKMIGKQKLPKWVTEGGTYSPGYNVEIGGNKYVVMTSCKPHDCASQRIAVLYSPESKRLAGVFSTTDEMETNQKLQWLSIPDELSIDGKTILFAALTGSLDNHPNSFNLK; translated from the coding sequence ATGAAGAAATCATTTATTGCCTTATTTCTAACATTCTCAGGTTTTGCCACATCCGCGTATGCACAAGATGAATTAACTTATAGCAAACTGATGATGAATCCAGATATAAAGACAGAGTTTAAAAAGATGATTGGGAAACAAAAGTTGCCTAAGTGGGTCACAGAAGGCGGCACGTATTCCCCTGGCTACAACGTTGAGATCGGTGGGAATAAATATGTGGTAATGACTTCATGTAAGCCCCATGATTGTGCTTCACAACGTATCGCTGTGCTCTATTCTCCTGAATCAAAAAGATTAGCAGGTGTATTTTCTACCACTGACGAGATGGAAACAAACCAAAAGCTGCAGTGGCTGAGTATTCCAGATGAGTTGTCTATTGATGGAAAAACCATCTTATTCGCGGCACTGACGGGGAGTCTTGATAATCACCCAAATAGCTTTAACTTAAAGTAA